The following proteins come from a genomic window of Heyndrickxia acidicola:
- a CDS encoding NAD(P)/FAD-dependent oxidoreductase codes for MKYDVIVVGGGPSGLMASIAAGEKGAKVLLIDKGSKLGKKLAISGGGRCNVTNRLPIDEIVKHIPGNGRFLYSAFSIFNNEDIIRFFENLGIELKEEDHGRMFPVSNKAQSVVDALIHRLEELHVTVRTNCPVEDVLFEDGKAAGVIVQKGERIDCGSLVLAVGGKSVPHTGSTGDGYPWAEKAGHTITELFPTEVPITSDEPFIKSKTLQGLSLRDVAVSVLNPKGKALITHKMDMIFTHFGISGPAVLRCSQFVVKAMKKWKLSHVTMSIDACSDMNQEELFQKIRKTLQEEPKKAIKNALKGLVPERYLLFLLEKSLIDENAPGSTVSVELLRAFAQLCKNFTFTVNGTLPLEKAFVTGGGVSIKEIEPKTMESKLMPGLFFCGEVLDIYGYTGGYNITAALVTGRLAGTNAGKYRI; via the coding sequence ATGAAATATGATGTAATCGTTGTTGGAGGAGGCCCCTCTGGATTAATGGCCTCTATTGCAGCTGGTGAAAAAGGGGCTAAAGTATTGCTGATTGACAAAGGAAGCAAGCTTGGAAAAAAATTAGCCATCTCCGGTGGAGGGCGCTGCAATGTTACGAACCGGCTTCCCATTGATGAAATTGTAAAGCATATTCCCGGTAACGGCCGGTTTCTTTATAGTGCGTTTTCCATATTTAATAATGAAGACATTATTCGTTTCTTTGAAAATTTGGGGATTGAATTAAAAGAAGAGGATCATGGACGGATGTTTCCTGTCAGCAATAAAGCACAATCCGTTGTAGATGCACTTATCCATCGTTTAGAAGAATTGCATGTGACGGTCCGTACGAATTGCCCGGTAGAGGATGTCCTCTTTGAAGATGGCAAAGCGGCAGGAGTCATTGTCCAAAAAGGTGAAAGAATTGATTGCGGATCTCTTGTATTGGCTGTAGGCGGGAAATCCGTCCCTCATACAGGCTCAACTGGGGATGGGTATCCGTGGGCGGAAAAAGCAGGCCATACGATCACAGAGCTTTTTCCAACAGAAGTTCCTATCACTTCCGACGAACCCTTTATCAAAAGCAAGACCCTGCAAGGACTTTCATTGCGGGATGTTGCTGTAAGTGTTCTTAACCCAAAAGGAAAAGCTTTAATCACACATAAAATGGATATGATATTTACCCATTTCGGCATATCCGGCCCGGCGGTTCTGCGCTGCAGCCAGTTTGTTGTAAAGGCTATGAAGAAATGGAAGCTTTCTCACGTTACGATGTCCATCGATGCCTGCTCGGACATGAATCAGGAGGAGCTTTTCCAAAAGATACGAAAAACACTTCAGGAAGAACCAAAAAAAGCGATCAAGAATGCTCTCAAAGGCCTTGTTCCGGAAAGATATTTATTATTTTTACTTGAGAAGAGCTTAATTGACGAAAATGCACCTGGCTCAACTGTCTCCGTGGAGCTGCTCCGGGCTTTTGCACAGCTTTGCAAGAATTTTACTTTTACAGTAAACGGAACACTGCCATTAGAAAAAGCTTTCGTAACAGGCGGCGGTGTATCCATAAAAGAAATTGAACCAAAAACAATGGAATCTAAATTAATGCCTGGTCTCTTTTTCTGTGGGGAAGTGCTCGATATTTACGGATATACAGGAGGCTACAATATTACAGCTGCTCTTGTGACCGGCAGATTAGCCGGAACCAATGCTGGAAAATACCGCATCTAG